In Chlamydia gallinacea 08-1274/3, the sequence ATTTCCTGCATACGACGAGCAAAGTACAAATGTAGAATTCCCTGGCAATTTAAACTAAAAGCTCGAACATTAGCTATACCAGAAGAAAGTAAAGCAGCTCCAGTAATCGCTAAACCTAGACTGATTCCAGGACGAAGCCAAGAGAAAACTAACAACTCACTAAGAACAGAGCCTACAATAGCAGAGACACCTAAAATAATTTCCAATAAAGCAACCCAAGTACTAGTTTTCTCCATACAATGAGTCTTGCTATAAGTAAACGCATCGAGAGGAGAGGGAAGGAGAAATGATAAGATTGGCTCCTCATTTTTTTCTAAAGAAACTGAGGAGCAACTTAACTTAAAAGCCTGCTTAACTTCTAGGAAATTTTTTCTAAGTAGAGCAGCTTGAGTATAAATAATTCTAAGACTGAAAGCAATCACTACAGCCCCTACAGCTATACCTAACACTCCAAAAGAAATGCTTAGTGTTGAAGTAATACCTAAGGGGAGTAATAAGACGCAGACTCCAGTCAAAAGAGTTAGGATTCCTAGAACTATAGCTCCAATAACTGCAACAAAAGTTTGTCTTTCATTTTTAATAAAATTCCGATTAGCTACTAAATGAGAATTTAATTCTAGTGGGACTTGTTGAGTTGAACCGGAGATCATAGTTTGGTAAAACCTTCATCTGCTATAACATAGGGAAGTAAGTTAACATATTTTTTATAAATCATCAAATTTTAATTTGTTAAAATTAAGTTAATGAAAATTATATAAAAAAAATTAATTTAACAATCTAAATATGCAAATAGATCTACAAATATAGACGAGTTTTTATTGGTAATTTCGATAGCCATAGGCAGAAATTCTACATTCAATAAATACATGAACGATAAAGACTATTCTTCAACTAATAAAAATCCTAGAAAGGTAGTAGTGTGTATGGAATGAAGAGATCAATAGCATAATACGGTCTGGTCTCATTTATAACTACTCTCCATCCTCTAGAAAAATCCAAAATATCCTGAAAACAAACAATCCGCATAGACAATGGAAAACTTTGGAAACCTAATACATAAATTGGTTAGCAAATATAGTGTGAATTCATTAGGCAAGAGAATGCCAAAGAAACTTCCTCTGAGATTGCTTCTCTAAGGTTATCAGACTCTCGTTTATTCTTACTCTGCATTATAACGTTCATGCTGACCTAATTACATGGATAAAAAGTAATTGTCTCATAATCAAAAGAGAATCTAATCCCCATTATAGAAGCATGGTATTTGTTAAAAAGAGAAGTAAAAAAATAAACATAAATAACAACTATTTAAGATAATGCATATGCATATAGCATAAAAGAAACCAGTAAATAGAGGTCTTAAGAAAGATGGGTAGGTAATTTTTTGTGAGAAGTAAATAACTTAAGTGTTTTAAATACGTTGACTTTAGTATTTTTAATGAAAAATTTTAAATAATATCGAGCTATGGATATCAACTATATAAGCAAACTAGTGAATATAAAGTATGCACTATTCTCTATTATCTTTATGTCTGCAACCACAATCTTTGCACTATCATTTCCAGAGATTTTAATGTTTTTATCTCTAAAGAAGGGGGTGAGTACTATTTTACTGGGGTCTATTGCCTTTATTTTTGCTAGAACATTAGGAATCGTTATCAATCAAATCCTTGATAGGGAAATAGACAAAAAAAATCCGCGTACATCCTCTAGAGTCCTTCCTATGTGCCAACTTTCATTAAAATTTTGTATATCTTTAGTTCTTGTTTCTAGTGTAGTTTTTATAACGATATCTTTTTTCTTTAGTCCTTTATGCGGAATATTTTCTATGCTTGCCTGTTTTATAATGGCCTTCTACCCAAAGACAAAACATTATACATTCCTCTGCCATGGAGTGCTTGGATTTATCTACTACTTAGCTGTTCTTATCAATTTCTTAGCACTATCTCCAGAATCTTTTTCTTGGAATATTATCGTTCCTGCTTCTTTATGGGGGATCAGCGTAGCTATGATCATTACAGGAAATGATATCATTTATGCTATGCAAGACATTCATTTTGATCGACAATCTGGATTATACAGTATTCCTGCTTGCTTTGGTAAAAAAGTGGCTATTTCTATAGCATCAGCATGTTTAGTAGTCAGCTTAATTTCTTATTTATCTTTAGTGTTCGTCTTTTTATGTCAGCCTTGGATAGGGGGGATGTCTGTGACTTTCCCTACTTTAATGATTATATGGACAATAAAACAATACTACTCCTTGAAATCTAATACGAATACAGAAACATATTTTTTCAAAGGAAATATCTATATTGCTTTATCCTTTTTATTTAGCATGATAACTTTACTAATTTTAAAACAGACTACATAAAATGAAACGTTATATTGTAGGTATCTCGGGGGCTTCAGGCATTATACTTGCTGTGAAATTAATAGAACAGTTATCGAATATGCAATATAATGTTGAAGTTATTCTTTCTCATGCGGCATTTCAAACTCTATATTATGAACTTGGAACCACATCATTACTTTCTTTAATTCCTAAAGAAAATC encodes:
- a CDS encoding CPSIT_0556 family inclusion membrane protein, encoding MISGSTQQVPLELNSHLVANRNFIKNERQTFVAVIGAIVLGILTLLTGVCVLLLPLGITSTLSISFGVLGIAVGAVVIAFSLRIIYTQAALLRKNFLEVKQAFKLSCSSVSLEKNEEPILSFLLPSPLDAFTYSKTHCMEKTSTWVALLEIILGVSAIVGSVLSELLVFSWLRPGISLGLAITGAALLSSGIANVRAFSLNCQGILHLYFARRMQEIKNREEKSHEQAIESLTSRVNLLESHLNQANIKVADLTTQLVVKQAEIAHLKNSFLKPSEVLPSPSPIQQLGSKPPWGLVKSTAAYIGSFFIKTGDTATSAPLAMLQSTNAPLPLGSASKDSLSEGSSDEEWHDAD
- a CDS encoding UbiA-like polyprenyltransferase, yielding MSATTIFALSFPEILMFLSLKKGVSTILLGSIAFIFARTLGIVINQILDREIDKKNPRTSSRVLPMCQLSLKFCISLVLVSSVVFITISFFFSPLCGIFSMLACFIMAFYPKTKHYTFLCHGVLGFIYYLAVLINFLALSPESFSWNIIVPASLWGISVAMIITGNDIIYAMQDIHFDRQSGLYSIPACFGKKVAISIASACLVVSLISYLSLVFVFLCQPWIGGMSVTFPTLMIIWTIKQYYSLKSNTNTETYFFKGNIYIALSFLFSMITLLILKQTT